The window TTCCTGCGGCGCCGAAGTCGTTAAGGATAAGAGATATTCAGGGAAGGTCCGCTGCGAACGGGAGAGTTCTTGTTCTTCATCACCGGCTTCGTTTGATTGTCGCCTTGTTCTTAACAGTAGCGCTGGCGACCGTTGTGAAGTGTCCGGGCGCGTCGCGTTCGGGGTACGCTATCAATCGATACAGCCCGCCCTCGTGCGGTTAACAAGTTTGGGTGTCCTTCTTGTCGGCTGTCTAAGTCGGGCGGTGAAGGAGATCTTTCAATGGAAAACCCACAAAAAACACCCGTCTCTTCTTTCGTTGAACACAAGCTTTATAAAGTTTCCGGTATCGGCATTGCGACCTTTTTGGGGTCGGCGTTGGCTGGCGGCATTCTGTTGGCGAAGAACTTTCGCAAGCTGGGTAAGGAGTCCCATGCCCGCAAGGCGATCGCAGGTTCGTTGGCGGCGACAATAGGCGTTATTATCGCCGCTCTGCTGGTTCCGGCGGAGTGGCATGTGCCCAAGCTGGTGTACTTCGCCCCGCAGATCATGGTGATGCTGCAGTTGGCGAATCTGTTCCAGGGCAAAGCCATCAGAGGACACCGCGAAAACGGCGGCGAGCTGGCGTCCAATTGGGCGGCGGCCGGCGTGGGCGTCACAGTGCTGCTAACCCTCGCCGTTTTTGCGGCTCCAGTCTTATGGATGTTGCAATAGGGTAGGCTGAATACGCTGGGCGCCAATGTGTTCAGGCGGGCGTGGGCTTGCTTGAACGCATTTGTCCGCAGTCAGCCCGCCTCGCGTTTGCGGCGCACAGTCACTGACTCGCCGCCGACTCCCCAGTTGTCTGTCTCCACTTCTTCAATGATCACGAACGTGGTGGCGGGATTCTTGTTCAGCGTTTCCTGCAAAAGACGGGTAACCCCTTCGATCAACGCTGCTTTTTGCTCTGCGGTGGCGCCTTCGCGGGTGATTTTGATATTAACGTAGGGCATGGTGGCTCTCTTGTTCGGGTTGATTCGCGACTACAATCAGTCAGGTGTATGACAGGGCCTGACGGCGTTCGTTTTGCTCTACGCTTTTCAGAGCGATAAGCAGCAATACTCCCAGCGCCATAATGGCTGCAGCCAGATAAAGGCCATCTACATAGCCGCCTCCAGCCGCCGCTAATTTTCCGGTAAGGGCGGGTGACAGAATCTGTGCGACGCCGTAGGTCAGGGTCATTTTGCCCATCATTTTGGCGGGGCGTGACGGGTAGAAACGTCCCGCCATCGTCAGCACTAAACTGACGATTCCCATAAACGTGGCCCCGAAAAGCGCGCCGCCAAGCAGCGCCATGGCGAGGCCGCCCTGTGTTGGCGCCAGTATGCTCAGAGCATGTAAGGCGGCGGCGATGATCAAGGCGTTGATGTCGCCAATACGTCGCGCCAGTAGGTCCCAAAGAATACAGGCAGGCGCCGCCGCGGCGCCCACGAGAAGAAAAACGAAAGCGCCTTGCCCTTGTAAGGCCGGTTGCTGATCGACAATGGCCACTAAAAAAGTAGCGCTGACCACATACCCCACGCCAGCGCAAAAATAGGCGGCCATGAAAATGCCCATATAAAGGCGTGAGGGCGGTCGGTCGTGCATTGCGTCCTCATGTTGAGAACGGCTGGCGGCGGTGGGCGAGGGCAACCATAGCCAGGCGGGGATGGCGAACAGCAACCCGCATAGCGTCAGCGCCACCCATTGCTCGCGCCAATCGAAGTGGGGAGTCATAAGGTCCACGGCGAGAGAACAACATAGGATGCCCAGACCGACGCCGCTGAAATGGATGCCCAGCTCGCTGCGATGACCGTTGCGGATAAGCCAGTGCATGATCAGGCCGGAACCGATTAACAAGCCTGCGGCGCTACTCAAACCCGCGATGAAGCGCATGAACCCCCACACCCACAGGTTATCGCACAACGCCATGCCGGCGGTGCTGATAAGGGCGATCAGTAAACCTGAGCGGTATAACTTGTCTTTCAGCGTCAGGCTGCTGATAGAGGCGGCGATCAAGGCGCCGCACAGATATCCCAGATAATTTACGCTGGCCAGCCAGCCCCCTGCGAAAGCCGATAGTCCCGCCTGCTGTTGCATGATGGGCAGTAGCGGTGTGTAGGCGAAGCGCGCCACGCCTAACATCAGCATCAGACTGAGTATGCCCGCCGTCAGCACTTGCAAGCGTTGTAGTTGTGCGCTCATGGTTCACTTCCCGTTGTATCTCTGGGAGAGAAGATAAATAATGCGACCTATCAATACAATCGAATAATAGAGAAGAAAATATTCTCTAATGGAGAATGGTTATGGAGTTAGTCGCGTTGCGCACCTTTCTCGCCGTGGTGGAGGAAGGCGGCATTCTCGCTGCAGCGAGTCGGCTCAATACGGTGCAATCCAATGTCACGACGCGCATTCGCCGTCTGGAGCAGGAACTGGAGGTGCAGCTGTTCTTTCGCAAAGGGCGTGGACTGGAGCTGGCCCCCGCTGGACGAGTGCTGCAAAAACACGCGCAAGAGATACTGCAAATGGCTCAGCAGACCGCCGCTGCCGTGCGCTCTGCGGGCGAAGCTGCTGGCGAGCTGCGCATTGGGACCATGGAGACCTTCGCCGCAGTCAGGCTTCCCGCTGCGTTGAAAAAAGTGCGTTCCCGACATCCCGGGCTGGAACTGCAGGTGCAGACGGCCACCTCCGCGGATCTCATTGAGCGTGTGTTGAGCCATAAATTGGACTGCGCCTTTATTGGCGGTCCCTTGGATCATCCCATGCTGATCGCGGAGCCTGTGTTGGCGGAAGAACTGGTTCTGGTGACGGCGAAAGGCGAGAGCGATCTGCAGGAGCCTTTGATTTTGTTTCGCGAAGGCTGCGTCTATCGCGCTCGTGCGCTGGCCTGGCAGCGAGAGTGTGGTCATCAGATTGCGTCAGTCATGGAGCTGGGGACGCTGGAAGGCATTCTGGGTTGCGTGGCGGTGGGGCTGGGCTGCACGCTGATGCCGCGGAGGGTGGTGGAGCAATCTCCCTATGCGAAAGAGCTGGCGATATCCGAATTGCCGGAGCACATCGCCCACACGCCTACGTTGATGATCCGTTATCGGGACATCCCTTTGCGGGGAGGCATGCAGACTTTGCGGGACGCCGTCGCCGGCCGGTCCTGACAAAGTAACGCCTGAACTACTCCCCGGACGGCTTTGTGACTATACTGTCATCGCATTACAGTAGTGAGTATTCAGCAGTCAGGAGCCGTCAGTCCCATGACCGATTCGTCCGAAAATCTTTCCTCTTCTTCAATTCAGCCCAAAGGCGCCACTGGCGTAAAACGCATTATTCTGGCGACGGGCTATTCAATAAACGGGCTGCGCGCCGCATGGAGAAATGAGTCCGCTATCCGTCAGGAAATGGTCGGCGCATTGATCCTGGTTCCTCTGGCGCTGTTTTTGTCCGTCACGATGGTGGAGAAAATATTGATGATCGGCAGTGTTTTGCTGGTGCTGATCGTGGAGTTGATCAACTCCGCCATTGAAGCTGTGGTCGACCGCATTGGCGCCGAGCGTCATGAGTTAAGCGGACGCGCCAAAGACATGGGGTCCGCAGCGGTGCTGGTGGCCTTGAGTCTGGCTATGTTCACCTGGATTGGCATTCTGATTTAAGTCTCTCGCCGCATGGGCGTTATGTTCATGCGGCCGTCTCGTTATAGTCTCCCGCAGTCCGCATTCTTCGCTTTTTCCTCTGTCTTCTCTATTTCACTCCCCTTGTCAGGCGTCCTTTATTCGCTTTGATATTTCCTTGATGTTTTCTTGAGATTTGCTTGGCTCGTGGTTTTTTAAACTCTGCAGATAGCTCTGATGAGCGTGCGTTATTTGCAGGAGGGGGAGTTGATTCGGGCCAAACTTAACAAACTGTTGGGAGCGGGTATTTCGACGTGGCTCATGTCGTTGGCGGTGTCCGTGTATCTGCTTTGCGCCTTCAATACCAGGTTTTTCACCACGGTCTTTCAGCTACGGGGCGACGAAGGCGCTGGCGGTTTGATGTTTATGGTCAGTGTGGTTTTATTCCTGCTGGTCATTTTTAATCTTTTCCTGTCCCTGTTCGCCTTCAAGTATCTGTTCAAGCCCACGTTGATGTTCATTCTGGTGACGGCGTCACTCGCCGCATACTTCATGAACGCCTATGGGGTGATGATCGACAAGACCATGATTCAAAATATGATGGAGACGGATTATCGGGAGTCTATGGAGCTGATGGACCCTTGGCTATTTGTCTATGTTATTGCTTTGGGTGTGGTCCCGGCGGCGCTGGTGGCGTGGACGCCTATTCACTACAAGCGGTTGCCGGGAGAGTTGTTGAATAAGCTGTTGGCGGCGTTACTCGCCGTAGTGGTGATCGGCGCAATCGCGGCCGCCTTTTATCAAAGCTACGCCTCTCTGTTCAGAAACAACCGCTACATCCGCGACCTGATCGTGCCGGTTAACTACATTTACTCGACGTCTTCTTATATCCGCAAACTGACTCCGAAAACGGAGGTCGCCTTTACTACTTTGGGGGAGGACGCCGCTCGCATTGAATTGAGAAAGGTGTCCAGCGACTCCCGGCGCAAGGTGGTGACGGTATTGGTGGTGGGCGAAACCGCTCGCTCCCGGAATTTTTCATTGAACGGCTACGGACGCGAGACGAATCCCAACTTGAGCAAAGAGAAAGTGGTGAGTTTCGATAACTTTCATTCCTGCGGCACGGCGACGGCTGTATCCGTGCCCTGTATGTTCTCCCGCGCAGGGCGCTCGGACTTTGACGGCGGCATGGAGCGTTACACGGAAAATCTGTTGGATGTGTTTAAGCATGCCGGCGTGGAAGTGCTGTGGCGAGACAATAACTCCGGCTGCAAAGGAGTTTGCGATCGCGTGGAATTTGAAAACTTGAATTCTGAACAACTGGCGGGTGTTTGTCGTCTGGATGAATGCTACGACATGGTGTTGCTGGACCGGTTACGGCAGAAAATTGAAGCCGCCAAAGGCGATATGCTGATTGTGCTCCATCAGAAGGGCAGCCATGGGCCTGCTTATTATCTGCGCGCGCCCAAGTCGTTTCAGCAGTATCAACCGACTTGTCACTACGTGCAGCTGCAGAAATGCTCGCAAGAAGAGATTACTAACGCCTACGACAATACGATTCTATACACGGATTATTTCCTGTCGCAGGTAATCGGGTTGCTCAAATCCGTAGACGGGGCGGCGGACGCCTCTATGGTCTATGTCTCCGACCATGGCGAATCCTTAGGGGAAA is drawn from Hahella sp. KA22 and contains these coding sequences:
- a CDS encoding phosphoethanolamine transferase; translated protein: MSVRYLQEGELIRAKLNKLLGAGISTWLMSLAVSVYLLCAFNTRFFTTVFQLRGDEGAGGLMFMVSVVLFLLVIFNLFLSLFAFKYLFKPTLMFILVTASLAAYFMNAYGVMIDKTMIQNMMETDYRESMELMDPWLFVYVIALGVVPAALVAWTPIHYKRLPGELLNKLLAALLAVVVIGAIAAAFYQSYASLFRNNRYIRDLIVPVNYIYSTSSYIRKLTPKTEVAFTTLGEDAARIELRKVSSDSRRKVVTVLVVGETARSRNFSLNGYGRETNPNLSKEKVVSFDNFHSCGTATAVSVPCMFSRAGRSDFDGGMERYTENLLDVFKHAGVEVLWRDNNSGCKGVCDRVEFENLNSEQLAGVCRLDECYDMVLLDRLRQKIEAAKGDMLIVLHQKGSHGPAYYLRAPKSFQQYQPTCHYVQLQKCSQEEITNAYDNTILYTDYFLSQVIGLLKSVDGAADASMVYVSDHGESLGENNIYLHGLPYMIAPDEQTHVPFMVWMSERFEQRFNISSECLQAEASQNFTQDNLFDSMLGLMGVRTQVYEPKQDLFRPCTGTGLEVASPSGGPREEPGAMAASPG
- a CDS encoding 4-oxalocrotonate tautomerase family protein, producing MPYVNIKITREGATAEQKAALIEGVTRLLQETLNKNPATTFVIIEEVETDNWGVGGESVTVRRKREAG
- a CDS encoding YbfB/YjiJ family MFS transporter — encoded protein: MSAQLQRLQVLTAGILSLMLMLGVARFAYTPLLPIMQQQAGLSAFAGGWLASVNYLGYLCGALIAASISSLTLKDKLYRSGLLIALISTAGMALCDNLWVWGFMRFIAGLSSAAGLLIGSGLIMHWLIRNGHRSELGIHFSGVGLGILCCSLAVDLMTPHFDWREQWVALTLCGLLFAIPAWLWLPSPTAASRSQHEDAMHDRPPSRLYMGIFMAAYFCAGVGYVVSATFLVAIVDQQPALQGQGAFVFLLVGAAAAPACILWDLLARRIGDINALIIAAALHALSILAPTQGGLAMALLGGALFGATFMGIVSLVLTMAGRFYPSRPAKMMGKMTLTYGVAQILSPALTGKLAAAGGGYVDGLYLAAAIMALGVLLLIALKSVEQNERRQALSYT
- a CDS encoding diacylglycerol kinase, translating into MTDSSENLSSSSIQPKGATGVKRIILATGYSINGLRAAWRNESAIRQEMVGALILVPLALFLSVTMVEKILMIGSVLLVLIVELINSAIEAVVDRIGAERHELSGRAKDMGSAAVLVALSLAMFTWIGILI
- a CDS encoding LysR family transcriptional regulator: MELVALRTFLAVVEEGGILAAASRLNTVQSNVTTRIRRLEQELEVQLFFRKGRGLELAPAGRVLQKHAQEILQMAQQTAAAVRSAGEAAGELRIGTMETFAAVRLPAALKKVRSRHPGLELQVQTATSADLIERVLSHKLDCAFIGGPLDHPMLIAEPVLAEELVLVTAKGESDLQEPLILFREGCVYRARALAWQRECGHQIASVMELGTLEGILGCVAVGLGCTLMPRRVVEQSPYAKELAISELPEHIAHTPTLMIRYRDIPLRGGMQTLRDAVAGRS